From Penicillium psychrofluorescens genome assembly, chromosome: 6, one genomic window encodes:
- a CDS encoding uncharacterized protein (ID:PFLUO_008683-T1.cds;~source:funannotate), protein MRYSIISAALLATSAVAAPLTASRQAREQARRGLHIGKARHQTQPPRKPGTNQRLQASEITHEDYDSNWAGAVLVGTGYTAVSAEFQVPTPQAPAGGDSSTQYCSSAWVGIDGDTCSSAILQTGVDFCIQGGSVSYSAWYEWYPDASYDFSGFDISSGDTIRVTVDAFSTSTGNATIENTSSGQVVSHSFTGGVEGDLCEYNAEWIVEDFSSGGLVPFADFGTVTFSNAMASDGGSTVGPSGASIMDIQQNNTVLTTSSISGNSVIVQYNS, encoded by the coding sequence ATGAGGTACTCTATCATCAGTGCCGCTTTGCTTGCGACCTCCGCTGTTGCGGCACCTCTGACGGCTTCTCGTCAGGCGCGCGAGCAAGCCCGCCGCGGTCTTCACATTGGCAAGGCGCGTCACCAGACTCAACCGCCTCGTAAGCCTGGTACCAACCAGCGGCTTCAAGCGAGCGAGATCACCCACGAGGATTACGATTCAAACTGGGCGGGAGCTGTCCTTGTTGGAACCGGCTACACCGCAGTCTCTGCCGAGTTCCAGGTCCCGACTCCTCAGGCCCCAGCTGGCGGCGACTCCAGCACCCAGTACTGCTCCTCTGCCTGGGTTGGCATTGACGGAGACACTTGCTCCAGCGCTATTCTGCAAACCGGTGTCGACTTCTGCATTCAAGGCGGCTCGGTGTCCTACTCCGCATGGTACGAGTGGTACCCAGATGCTTCATATGACTTCAGTGGTTTCGATATCTCATCGGGAGACACGATCCGAGTGACTGTGGATGCCTTTTCCACGTCGACAGGCAACGCCACCATCGAGAATACCTCGAGTGGCCAGGTTGTGTCCCACAGCTTTACTGGTGGCGTCGAGGGCGACCTGTGTGAATATAACGCGGAGTGGATCGTCGAAGATTTCTCGTCCGGCGGTCTGGTCCCATTTGCGGACTTTGGAACGGTGACCTTCTCGAATGCTATGGCCTCTGACGGTGGCTCCACGGTTGGACCTTCAGGTGCTTCCATTATGGACATCCAGCAGAACAACACTGTTCTTACGACTTCGTCTATTTCTGGGAACAGCGTCATTGTCCAGTACAATTCTTAA
- a CDS encoding uncharacterized protein (ID:PFLUO_008681-T1.cds;~source:funannotate), giving the protein MVETFSSVPKVDFGRLNNPVTKQEELAKLREAIFLVGFLYLTNTGLEDLLHSTHKRIPEFFALSKEVKEKCDMINSPSFLGYTRLGAETTASKTDFREQFDFGSPGVKPWRDDDPFWQQLEGPNQYPDAPDAKETIEEYFTKAGNLAKRFMHLVAESLSLPPATFDQFKGNMDRLKFVKYPAGPPNSQGVGPHKDSTGLFTFLSQDDTGGLQVLNKNGQWIDVPPVEGSLVVNIQQGFEAITGGVCAATTHRVLAPTQRARFSIPFFLGVRLDLTLPELKESAAHIVQRIPVSDDKKKRDVDVASEFLSPLYSCVCSTMPFQSDLSRG; this is encoded by the exons ATGGTAGAGACTTTCTCGTCTGTTCCGAAGGTGGACTTCGGCCGACTGAACAACCCAGTCACGAAACAGGAGGAACTGGCCAAATTGCGCGAGGCTATCTTCCTAGTGGGATTTCTGTACCTGACGAACACCGGACTTGAG GATCTCCTCCACAGCACACATAAGCGGATCCCGGAGTTCTTTGCTTTGTCTAAAGAAGTGAAGGAGAAATGTGACATGATAAATTCGCCCTCGTTTTTGGGTTATACACGCTTGGGTGCTGAAACAACCGCTTCAAAGACCGATTTCCGTGAG CAATTTGACTTTGGCTCTCCTGGAGTAAAGCCATGGAGAGACGACGATCCGTTCTGGCAGCAGCTTGAAGGCCCAAACCAA TACCCAGACGCGCCTGATGCCAAGGAGACGATCGAAGAGTACTTCACCAAGGCCGGAAACCTGGCAAAGAGATTCATGCATTTGGTAGCAGAAAGTCTATCGCTACCACCCGCTACCTTTGACCAGTTTAAAGGCAACATGGATCGACTCAAATTTGTCAAGTATCCTGCGGGTCCACCTAATTCGCAGGGTGTTGGTCCGCACAAGGACTCGACAGGGCTCTTCACGTTCCTGTCCCAGGATGACACAGGCGGACTACAAGTCCTGAACAAAAACGGACAGTGGATCGATGTCCCGCCTGTGGAGGGAAGTCTTGTTGTCAATATTCAGCAGGGCTTCGAGGCTATTACTGGAGGAGTCTGTGCGGCTACCACCCACCGCGTCCTA GCCCCTACACAAAGAGCTCGATTTAGCATTCCCTTCTTCCTGGGCGTGAGGCTAGATTTGACCTTACCTGAGCTGAAGGAGTCCGCAGCGCATATTGTGCAGCGCATTCCGGTCTCGGATGATAAGAAGAAACGAGACGTGGATGTCGCAAGCGAGTTCCTGTCGCCCTTATACTCTTGTGTATGTTCGACAATGCCCTTTCAAAGCGACTTGAGTCGAGGCTAA
- a CDS encoding uncharacterized protein (ID:PFLUO_008682-T1.cds;~source:funannotate), whose amino-acid sequence MARLNVLKNHLPWTRTPLIVSAPMSGAATSKLAVAVTRAGGLGQIGFMDDMAALSNELNTAKHELQDLMNTLPNPQQLPIGMGVIVFGSPIEAFMQLFAAYQPAVAWLSFGSTSELRAWTEGIRRSSPETKVWIQLGSLQAALDVALVCRPDVLVVQGGDAAAHGHQNGASVLSLIPEIADTLQENELHDIPLVAAGGIVDGRGCAAALALGASGVVMGTRFLAATETQIPQSYRDAIFKASDGGEVTARSRVFDEIWGPNFWPTTYDGRCLKNKAYEQYRDGVGIDKIRNGLFSAIHRQDTEPLDAQELGSLWAGTGVGLVKSMENAADIVREVQGQTRKYLDRAMLSL is encoded by the coding sequence ATGGCCCGTCTGAATGTGCTCAAAAATCACCTCCCTTGGACTCGAACCCCACTCATCGTCAGTGCCCCCATGAGCGGCGCGGCAACCAGCAAACTAGCGGTGGCTGTCACTCGCGCTGGGGGCTTAGGTCAAATTGGTTTCATGGACGACATGGCTGCTTTGTCAAACGAGCTGAACACTGCAAAGCATGAGCTCCAGGATCTTATGAACACCCTTCCCAATCCACAACAGTTACCGATTGGAATGGGAGTGATAGTTTTCGGGTCGCCGATTGAAGCGTTCATGCAGCTTTTTGCGGCGTATCAACCAGCCGTGgcttggctttcttttgGAAGCACCAGCGAACTACGAGCATGGACGGAAGGAATCCGACGGTCTtcaccagaaacaaaagtGTGGATACAGCTGGGAAGCCTTCAAGCTGCTTTGGATGTTGCACTAGTCTGTCGCCCGGACGTGTTGGTTGTGCAAGGAGGGGATGCTGCAGCACATGGACATCAGAATGGAGCCAGTGTTCTGTCTCTCATACCGGAGATTGCAGACACGCTCCAAGAAAACGAACTCCATGACATTCCGCTGGTTGCTGCGGGTGGAATCGTGGATGGCAGAGGTTGTGCTGCAGCCTTAGCACTCGGTGCATCTGGCGTGGTTATGGGCACTCGATTTCTCGCCGCTACAGAGACACAGATACCTCAGTCTTACCGCGATGCGATATTCAAGGCTTCCGATGGTGGGGAGGTCACCGCGAGATCCAGAGTGTTCGACGAGATTTGGGGTCCGAATTTCTGGCCAACCACCTACGACGGCAGATGTCTTAAAAACAAGGCTTATGAGCAATATCGAGATGGTGTCGGTATTGACAAGATTCGAAATGGGTTATTTTCGGCAATACATAGGCAGGATACTGAGCCTTTAGATGCCCAGGAGCTAGGCAGCCTTTGGGCTGGCACTGGTGTTGGGCTGGTGAAAAGCATGGAAAACGCTGCAGATATTGTCAGAGAGGTTCAAGGCCAGACTCGGAAGTATTTGGACCGAGCTATGTTATCCCTGTGA